The nucleotide sequence GAATAAGAGCTAAAATCAGGAAAGCAGTTCCGGTTCTGACAATTATCCTCGGAATCATTTTTGTTTTGAGAGAAATGAATGTGAGAATCCCAATACTCAGTCCAAAATTTTTTACTCAAACTGAAGTTTCTTCGGTGATGGAATGTTATTGATTTAAGAAGCTAAGGCGGAGGCGACGGCTGAGAATTAGCAAATCTGAAGTATTCTAAAGCGAAATTAATACTCTACACTTGGAATATTAGTAATTTTTCTTAACTTAGCTAAGTAAAATGACTAAGTTATCGGAGTTTAAAAATGACACAAGTTAACATTCACGAAGCAAAAACGAACCTTTCAAAATTAATTGATAAGGTGTTAAAAGGCGAGAGCGTAATTATTTCGAAAAGTAATAAGCCGGTGGTTAAACTAGTTCTGGTTGATGAAATGAAAAATAAACGTAGCCTTGGTACTGCAAAAGAATCGATTAAGATATCAGAAGATTTTGATGCACCTGTAAACGAATTTAAGGAATATATTTAAATGGAATGCTTACTTGATACTAATGCACTTCTGTGGATTGTTACTGATGATGTTCAACTCAGTAAAAAAGCAAGAAAAATATTTTTAGATGAGGAGAATGAAATTTTCATAAGTGTTGCCAGCTTGTGGGAGATTGCTATCAAAGTAAGTTTGAAAAGGTTGAATCTTGGACAGACATTAAATGAATTTTATATAAGACATATCGTCGGTAATAAAATTCGCTTGATGGATATTAAGGTTGAGCATCTGGCAGAACTGGAATATCTTGAATTTCATCATCGCGATCCTTTTGACAGATTAATCATTTCTCAGGCAATTGTCGAAAAAATTCACGTACTGAGCAAGGACAAGGTTCTATCAAAATATCCAATTAAAAGAATATGGTAATCATTCTCGGAATCATTTGTGTTTTGAGAGAAATGAATGTGAGAATCCCAATACTCAGCCCAAAAATTTTTACTCAAACTGAAGTTTCTTCAGAGATGGAATGCCAATGAAGTAAACCAGGCAAAGGCTGAGGTGAAGCTAAAGAATTTAATAAATTACAATATTCAATCATTCAATAATACATTCATACATCATTCATCAAATCTTCCTTTTATTATTTTTTAAATTGACTTAAGTTTATGTGTGTTAAATTATTTTGGTGTTGAAATGAAAAAAATTTTTCTATTAATAATTGTCTCGTTTTTTCCGCTCATTATCTATTCTCAACAGAATAATATAACTTATACGGATGTGTCACCTGATGGCAGAGAAATCTCAACTTATAATTCTGATGAAAAAAATATTGAAGGTGTTGTTATTGCCAATTCGGATGATATTCCTTTTAGCTTAACTCCAGATTGGAGTTCAACATTGGAACGACAAATTGGTGGAATGGCATGGGGAGATTATGATAATGATGGCGATCTTGATCTTGCAACCGGTTGTTATTTCAGTAACTCATATCCGCCAATTCCGGAATATGAGGTTTTGATTTATAGAAATGATAATGGAATTCTTACTACAACACCAGCGTGGGTTTCAACTGATATGAGATCGACCACTGATGTAAAGTTTGCTGATCTTAACGGCGATGATAAACCTGAATTGATTGCTGCTAATGGTGATAACTCTTTCGTGCCATCCGTAATTTATTTTAATGGAGAAAGCGGACTGAATAATTCACCCGGATGGATTTCACAGGATAATAACTGGACAGTAGGAGAAGCTCTTTGTGATATTGATGATGACGGAGATCTTGATCTTACATTTGGAAATCAAGGGAACAGCGTAAATCCTATGAAACCAATCTGTATTTTTTATAATAATGGAGGAACATTTCCTGTAGTACCAAATTGGTTATCAGCGGATCAGATGATAACAAATTCAGTGGCTTTTGGTGATCTCGATAATCAGCAAATAAAATATAAATATTTGGAATATTATGGAGATGAAATCAGATATACATTTCCTCTTCCTTTGTATCCAATATATTCTATTGATACTGTACTGGTCGATGATCAACCTTATTATGAATTTTGTTATGATCCGATTGGTGGCTGGATTTCATTGGGAACCAGACCACAATCCGGGATGACAGTAAAAATTTCATACCGATATGTTACTAAAGGTGATCTTGCTGCATCAAAGTGGGTGAATTATGAAAGCGGAGTTTATTTTAATAACAACGGCGTGATAAATAATTTGCCGGGCTGGACAGTTGGAAATACCACAAGTCAAAAAGGAATTGCGTGGGCTGATTTTGATAATGATGGTTACCAGGATCTGGCTATCTCAGGAAGTGGAGTTCAGACAGTTATTTACAAAAATGTGAACGGAACTTTAACGGGTCCAGTTTGGACATCAAATTCTGTTAACACTTCTGCACAAGAGTTGATAACTGGTGATCTCGATCGAGATGGTTATCCTGAACTTGCAGTCATTCATTTTGGTGGTGGCAGAACAGAAATATTTAAAAATCGTTCCGGAGTTTTAGATACAACACCAACCTGGCTTTATATTGCAGGATCTTCTGCAACTTCTATTTCATTCGGAGATGTGAATGGTGATGGTGCATTGGATTTAGCAGTAGGAACTGCGCGAACTCCGGTGGTTGTTTTTATTAATCAATTGACAATTCCGGTTGAGTTAGTTTCTTTCACCGCATCAATAAATGTAAATGAAGTTCGGCTAAATTGGAGTACTGCAACTGAAACGAATAATCGTGGATTTGAAATAGAAAGAAGCCCATCCCTAATCACTTCCCAAACCCTTTGGGGGGATTGGGAGGAGATTGGTTTTGTCCCGGGTTTTGGAACTACTACTGAGCCTAAATCTTATTCATTTATTGATGATCTTTCTCTTACTCCTAAACTGCCTTCTGATAGGCAAGGTCTTACTCATACTCTTCGTTATCGATTAAAGCAAATTGATTTCGATGGAACCAGCAGATACTCTGAAATTGTTGAAGTTGAAATTTATTCTCCTGCTGAATTCTCTCTTGAACAAAACTATCCTAATCCGTTTAATCCATCTACAAAAATAAAATTCACAATACCTTCTGTCATTGCGAGTGAAGCGAAGCAATCTCAGTTAGTTACTTTGAAAATTTACGATATTCTCGGTAACGAAGTTGCAACTTTGGTAAATGAAGAAAAACCAGCAGGCACTTATGAAGTTGAGTTTAATACATCATCCATTAAACATCAACCGTCTTCCGGAATATATTTCTACAAACTTCAGGTTGGTTCATATACTCAAATAAGAAAAATGACTTTATTAAAATAATGTTTAGGTTTACATAAATTAATATTGATTGATTAATAATTTATTTTAAAAACGTAAGGAGTGCTAATGAAAAGTATAATTACTGTTTTATTTTTGTTCTATTGTTCACTGACAATAGCTCAACCGGCAGAATTGTTATACAATCCTACGCGGTTAATTGTTAAATTTTCAGAATCATCTGAATTATTTACAAACATTCGGGGAATTCGTGTAGAAGAATCCGGTGATAAAATTGAAGCGGATGAAATTGTAAATAATGTAGAAGTATTCTCATTTTTCACTCAAAATAAAATCATCTCAATAACCCCGGCAAAACTTTCTGATTGGAACAATCCGACAGCAAATGAGATTTCAAGAATTTATTTTTTAGATTTTTTGAATAATGATGATCTTGAATCAGCTTATAAAAATCTGAACGATTCACCTGATATTGAATTAGTCGAATATGATTGGAGAGGCACGGGTAGTGGTTACCAAAGTATGATAATACCAAATGACCCGGGATTCAATAACCAATGGGGATTGAGAAATACCGGACAAAATATCAACGGTGTTACGGGTACACCTGGTGCTGATATTAATATTACTCCTGCCTGGGATCTTACAGTCGGAAATTCAAATACCATTGTTTCAGTTTTGGATACTGGTATTCCTCTAACTGCAGCAGAGTTTAGCGGACGCATTTTACCCGGTTATGATTTTGCAAATAATGATAATGATCCAACAGATGATCAAGGTCATGGAACGAATGTTACAAGTATTGTTGCTGCATCTGGAAATAATTCTTTGGGAGTTGCTGGTATAAACTGGAATTGCAAGATAATTCCGATTAAAATACTCAATGCTAATAATAGTGGATATTATTCATGGTGGATTTCAGGGATTACAATGGCTGTGGATAGTGGCGCGCAAGTACTTAGTATGAGTGTCGGTGGAAGTTCTTTCAGCCAGCCATTATTAGATGCTGTAAACTATGCGCTTAATTCGGGATCTATTGTTGTTGCATGTATGATGAATGAAAACAATGAAGTTCCTTATTATCCAGCGGGTTTTGACAACGTAATATCTGTTGGAGCATTAAATAATACTGATAACAGAGCTGTTCCTTTTTGTTGGGGTGGAGGAAGCTGTTTTGGAAATCATATTGATTTCGTTGCACCTGGTGAGATGATTATCGGACTTTATTTTCTTAATCCAACGCAAATGACTTATTGGTGCGGAACTTCACAAGCAACTCCAATGGTGACTGGTTTAATTTCACTTATGCTGGGAATTAATCCATCTCTGAACTTAACACAGATTTACAACCTGATAAAACTTTATGCACACGACCAGATTGGTAATCCTGCTGAAGATGTTCCTGGTTGGGATAAATATTATGGCTGGGGTAGAATAGATGTTTATCAGGTTATTAATTCTTTAATTACCGATGTTCCTTATGAAGATATGATAGCATCATCTTTTTCTCTTTCACAGAATTATCCAAATCCATTTAATCCATCGACAAAAATAAAATTTACAATACCGGCATCCTTAAATCCATCCAAAGGAGAGAATTTAGCGCAATTACAAGTTTACGATATTTTAGGAAACGAGATTGCAACATTGGTTAACGAAGAAAAATCTGCTGGCACATACGAGATAACTTGGTTTGCAGAAAACTTACCAAGTGGTGTTTATTTCTATCAGTTGAAGGCAGGATCATTTATAGAAACCAAACAAATGTTATTGCTCAAATAATTAGTATAAGACTTCTGAATGATTATCGATGTATCACTCTTTTCAATTTAAAAACAAGATATTTCACTCCTGCCTTGCCGGCAGGCAGGTCGTTTAATATGACAAACTAAAAATTTTCAGAAGTCTCAATATAACTGTAGGGGCAGGCTGAGACCTGTCCTTACAATCATACAAACATGCAATCATTCATCCATGCATTCATGCATTTATTTACTCATTCATTATTGTAATTGGTTATATTTGTGTTTATAAAATTTTCATTCAATAAATGCGTACCTGGCTAAAAGTTACAATCGGAATCATTGTTTCACTCATAATTATCTTCATTGTTGGTGGATATATATTATACAATTCGCTTCTTGAATCTCTCCCGATTTATCAAGGTGAATTAAAAGCTCCTTCACTCAAATCAGAAGTAAAAATTTATTTTGATAGTCTTGCTGTTCCATATATCGTTGCGAACACTGATGAAGATGTTTCATTCACACTTGGTTATTTGCATGCAAGTGAAAGAATATTTTCTATGGATATGATGCGTCGTGCTGGTGAAGGAAGACTGAGTGAAATATTTGGAGTTGAAACTTTACCATTTGATAAAATGTTCAGAACAGTTGGCTTGGGCAGAACAGCAAAGATGATAAAAGAGAAAATGAATCCCGAAGGATTGAAACTGCTTGAAGCTTATTCACGCGGAGTGAATTTTTATATTGAAGA is from Ignavibacteriota bacterium and encodes:
- a CDS encoding type II toxin-antitoxin system Phd/YefM family antitoxin, encoding MTQVNIHEAKTNLSKLIDKVLKGESVIISKSNKPVVKLVLVDEMKNKRSLGTAKESIKISEDFDAPVNEFKEYI
- a CDS encoding type II toxin-antitoxin system VapC family toxin; translated protein: MECLLDTNALLWIVTDDVQLSKKARKIFLDEENEIFISVASLWEIAIKVSLKRLNLGQTLNEFYIRHIVGNKIRLMDIKVEHLAELEYLEFHHRDPFDRLIISQAIVEKIHVLSKDKVLSKYPIKRIW
- a CDS encoding T9SS type A sorting domain-containing protein — protein: MKKIFLLIIVSFFPLIIYSQQNNITYTDVSPDGREISTYNSDEKNIEGVVIANSDDIPFSLTPDWSSTLERQIGGMAWGDYDNDGDLDLATGCYFSNSYPPIPEYEVLIYRNDNGILTTTPAWVSTDMRSTTDVKFADLNGDDKPELIAANGDNSFVPSVIYFNGESGLNNSPGWISQDNNWTVGEALCDIDDDGDLDLTFGNQGNSVNPMKPICIFYNNGGTFPVVPNWLSADQMITNSVAFGDLDNQQIKYKYLEYYGDEIRYTFPLPLYPIYSIDTVLVDDQPYYEFCYDPIGGWISLGTRPQSGMTVKISYRYVTKGDLAASKWVNYESGVYFNNNGVINNLPGWTVGNTTSQKGIAWADFDNDGYQDLAISGSGVQTVIYKNVNGTLTGPVWTSNSVNTSAQELITGDLDRDGYPELAVIHFGGGRTEIFKNRSGVLDTTPTWLYIAGSSATSISFGDVNGDGALDLAVGTARTPVVVFINQLTIPVELVSFTASINVNEVRLNWSTATETNNRGFEIERSPSLITSQTLWGDWEEIGFVPGFGTTTEPKSYSFIDDLSLTPKLPSDRQGLTHTLRYRLKQIDFDGTSRYSEIVEVEIYSPAEFSLEQNYPNPFNPSTKIKFTIPSVIASEAKQSQLVTLKIYDILGNEVATLVNEEKPAGTYEVEFNTSSIKHQPSSGIYFYKLQVGSYTQIRKMTLLK
- a CDS encoding S8 family serine peptidase; this translates as MKSIITVLFLFYCSLTIAQPAELLYNPTRLIVKFSESSELFTNIRGIRVEESGDKIEADEIVNNVEVFSFFTQNKIISITPAKLSDWNNPTANEISRIYFLDFLNNDDLESAYKNLNDSPDIELVEYDWRGTGSGYQSMIIPNDPGFNNQWGLRNTGQNINGVTGTPGADINITPAWDLTVGNSNTIVSVLDTGIPLTAAEFSGRILPGYDFANNDNDPTDDQGHGTNVTSIVAASGNNSLGVAGINWNCKIIPIKILNANNSGYYSWWISGITMAVDSGAQVLSMSVGGSSFSQPLLDAVNYALNSGSIVVACMMNENNEVPYYPAGFDNVISVGALNNTDNRAVPFCWGGGSCFGNHIDFVAPGEMIIGLYFLNPTQMTYWCGTSQATPMVTGLISLMLGINPSLNLTQIYNLIKLYAHDQIGNPAEDVPGWDKYYGWGRIDVYQVINSLITDVPYEDMIASSFSLSQNYPNPFNPSTKIKFTIPASLNPSKGENLAQLQVYDILGNEIATLVNEEKSAGTYEITWFAENLPSGVYFYQLKAGSFIETKQMLLLK